The stretch of DNA CGGCCGTGTCCGCCCCGCTGTTCGAGAACCGGGACTGGCGCCTCCACGCGGACGGCCTCGAGCATCGGCAGACCGGCTACTTCATCGACCGCGGCACCCTGAACGCCCGGCGGCCGGACGGGTACTGGGAATGGCCGCTCCACCTCTCGGAGAAGAGCTGGTGCGGCGTGCGCAGCTTCCGCGAGGCGTTCACCGCCGCCCTCGACATGTTCGGCATCGCGCCGGACCGCAAGCTCACCCTTTCCTTCGCGCTGGGCTTCGGCACCCGGGTCGGCGGCGCGGCGCCGGACGCCTTCGTGCCGCTCGCCGATCTCGTGCGCGTCCGGGCGCCTGCACGGCGCTCGCGGTTCGCGCCCCGTCCCTTGGTGGCGGCGAGCGCCTGACGAACGACTCTCCCCTGGCGCCGGGAAATGCTCTAGACCCCGCCCCGACGGCATGTGGCGGGAGTGGGTTGTCGTGAGCGGGCACCGCAGCGTGGAGATCATCGTTCGGGGCCGGGTCCAGGGCGTCGGCTACCGGGCCTGGACCAAGGGCGTGGCGGAGGCGCGCGGCCTGTCGGGCACCGTGCGCAACCGGCACGACGGCAGCGTGGAGGCCCACCTCGCCGGGCCGGCGGACGCCGTCGCCGCGGTGATCGAGGCCTGCCGCCAGGGCCCGCCCGGGGCGCGGGTGGAGGAGCTGACGGTCGGCGAGCGGGAGGCGGCGAGCCCGTCCGTCACGCGCGGCGTGCAGATCCTGCCGACCGCCTGACGGAGCCCGGCATGCATCCGGATCTCGGGAGCAGCTTCTCGCTCCTCGACCTGACGGCCCTCGTCTGCTTCCTCTCGGCGTGGTGGGGCTATTCCTACGCGGTCGAGCACCTGTCGGGCGGCAAGCGCAGCCTCAACGGCATGATGAACCGCTATCGGCACGCCTGGGCCGACCAACAGATCGTGCGCGAGAACCGGGTGGTCGACACCACCATCAACGCCTCGCTCCAGAACGGCACCGCCTTCTTCGCCTCGACGGCGCTGATCGCCTTGGGAAGCGCGCTCACCCTGTCGCGCTCCGCCGACGACGCCCTGACGCTGTTCTCCACCCTGCCCTTCGGCGCGCCGATGACCCGGGCGGTGTGGGAGATCAAGGTGGCGGGCCTCGCCCTGATCTTCGTCTACGCCTTCTTCAAGTTCGCCTGGGCCTACCGTCTGTTCAATTACGGCGCCATCCTGATCGGCGCGGTGCCGCCCCGCGAGGGCGACCCGGTCCGGATCGAGCGGGCGGCGCGGCGGGCGGCGGCGATGAACGTGGTGGCGGGCGGCCATTTCAACCGCGGCCAGCGTGCGTTCTTCTTCGCGCTGGCCTATCTCGGGTGGTTCGTCAGCGCTTACGTGCTGTTCGCCACCACCGCGATGGTGCTCACCGTGATGTGGCAGCGCCAATTCGCCTCCGATGCCCGCCGGGCCCTGCAGGATTACGATGATCCCTGACGATTACGAGATCGAACTCACCCTGGTGCGCCTCGTCACCGATCGCGGGGCCGACAAGACCGTCTGCCCCTCCGAGGTCGCCCGGGCGCTCGGCGGCCCCCACCCGGACGGCTGGGGCCCGCTGATGCAGCCGGTCCGGCGCCAGGCGGTGCGGCTGATGAAGCAGGGCCGCATCGCGATCCTGCGCAAGGGCAAGGTGGTGGCCGACCCGGACGATTTTCGCGGGGTCTACCGGTTGTCGTTGCCGCGTGACGCGGATCAAGGCCCCGGAAACACCGACTCCGTATAACCCGAGGCCCGGTAGGCCACGAGGCCGACCCATTCGCGCACCGCGACGTCAAGCTCGAACAGGCCGTCCCCGGCCGTCGCGTGAAGCCCGCCGGCACCCGGACCGGTGCGGTAATCGACCGGGTAGGCCGTGACCGTGAAGCCGGCGCGCCGGAAGCAGCCCATCGCCCGCGGCATGTGCCAGGCCGAGGTGACGAGGAGCCAGCGCTCGCCCGCTTTCGGCTTGACCAGTTCGGCGCTGAAGGTCGCGTTCTCGTGGGTGTTGCGGGAGCGCTCGTCGTAGGTGATCCGCTCGGGCGCGACGCCGAGGGAGGCGGCGTGACGGCGAAGAACCGCCGATTCCGACACCGCGCCGTCGCCGGTGAGCCGGCCGGAGCCGCCGGCGAAGACCAGCGTGGCCTCAGGATAGCGGCGGGCGAGGTCGCCGAGCGCGATCATGCGCTCGCCGGCATCGTTGACGACGAGCTGGCCGCGGGCCGTCGACAGCCCGGTCTCGACCGCGCCGCCGAGCACCACGATGCCGGTCACCGGCATGCCGTCGTCGCGAAACGCCGAAAAACGGTTCTCGAGCGGGCCGAAGACCAGGGAGGCCAGCGGCGAGACGCCGCCGACGAGCAGGGTGAGGCCGGCGACGACGGCGAGCCCGAGGCCGAGGCGCCGCCAGCGCAGGCTGAGTCCCGCCCCGGCGAGAACCAGGAGCAGGAGCAGGTTCGACGGTGCCGTGAGGAACCACAGCACCTTCGAGAGTACGAAGAACACCGGGATCGTCCCGGCCGGGCGGTGATCAGCCCTTGTTCGTCTCCGCCTCGTAGCGGGCGCGGGTCTCGGCGTTCGGCGGGTAGAGGCCCGGCAGGGGGAGGCCCTTGTCGACCTCGCGCATGATCCAGAGCTCCAGGCGCTCCTGCTCGACGGCGGCGAGCGCCACCTCCTCGGCGAGCGCCGCCGGGATCAGCACCGCGCCGTCGCCATCCGCCACCACGATGTCGTCGGGATAGACCGCGACGCCGCCGCAGCCGATCGGCTCGCCCCAGCCGACGAAGGTGAGGCCCGACACCGAGGCCGGCGCCGCGACGCCCGAGCACCAGACCGGCAGGCCGGTGCCGTCCACCCCCTCGCCGTCGCGCACGACGCCGTCGGTGATCAGCGCCGCGACGCCGCGCTTCTTCATCCGGGCGCACAGGATGTCGCCGAAGATGCCGGCATCCTGCACCCCCATCGCGTCGACCACCGCGATGCAGCCCTCGGGCATCGCCTCGATCGCCGCGCGGGTCGAGGTCGGGCTCGACCAGGATTCGGGCGTCGCCAGGTCCTCGCGGGCCGGCACGAAGCGCAGGGTGAAGGCCGGGCCGACGATCCGCTGGCCGGCGGCGAAGCGCGGCATCGGCCCGCGCATCCAGCAGCGGCGGATGCCCTTCTTCAGGAGCACCGTGGTGAGGGTGGCGGTGGTGACGGCCTGCAGGGCGTCGAGGAGCGTCTTGTCGAGCGGCATCGGGCCTTCGGGGCGTGGGGACAGGGACGGGTCGAGACGTAGCCGATCCGGGAGGCGCCGGCCACGTCGTGGGCGCATGGCTCAGCTCAGGGGCGGCAGCGCCACGTCCGCCGCGGGCCTGGCCCGGATGCGCTCGTACCACGCCCGCAGGGCCGGCCGCTCGATGCGCGGCACGTCGAGGTGGAGCCAGCGATGGGCGGCGGCGCCGAGCGCGATGTCGGCGGCGGTGAAATGGTCGCCGACCGCGTAGGCGCGGCCCATCAGGTGCCCGTCGAGGATCGCCGCGCATTCCTCCGAGGCCGCCACCGAGCGATCGATGGTCGCCTGGTCGCGCTGGTCGGCCGGGGTGCGTACGGTCTGCCAGAACGCGTCCCGGGTCGCGGGCGTGAAGCGGGAGGCCTGCCAGTCGAGCCACTGGTCGACGAGCGCCGCGGCCTGGGGATGCTCCGGCCACAGCCCGCCGAGACCGTGGCCGCGGGCGAGGTAGCGCAGGATCGCGTTCGATTCCCAGAGGACGAAGCCGTCCTCCTCCAGGACCGGCACGAGGCTGTTGGGGTTGAGGGCGACGTAATCCGGATCCCGCACCCGACCGAAGGCACCGCCGGCCTCGACCCGCTCGCAAGGGAGGCCCAGTTCCTCGAGGCCCCACACCGCCTTCTGCACGTTGACGGAACTCAGCCGTCCCCAGAGCCTGCGCATGGCGTCTCCTCCTCCGTCTTGGGCGGGTAGGCGTGGGTCGCGCCCGTCGGGTCGGTGACGGTCCAGCCCGCTTCGCCCCCCGCCAGGTAGTTTGGGCCCACCGGCACCTTGCCGTATCCGCCCGGGATGTCGAGGACGTAGGTCGGCTGCGCCAGCCCGGACAGCCGGCCGCGCATGGCACGCATCAGGTCCCGGCCGTGATCGAGGGTGGTGCGCAGGTGCCCGGTGCCGGGGGCGAGGTCGCCGTGATGCAGGTAATAGGGCTTGATCCGGTTCTCGACGAAGGCCCGCATCAGGGCGCAGAGCGTGTCGGGATCGTCGTTGATGCCGGCGAGCAGCACCGACTGGCTCACCATCGGAATGCCGGCATCAATGAGCCGGGCGATCGCCCCGCGGGCGTCGTCGGAGAATTCCCGCGGGTGGTTGGCGTGGAGCGCCACGAACACCGCGCCCTCGAACGATTTGAGCGCCGCGATCAGCGCGGCATCGACCCGGGCCGGATCGACCACCGGCACCCGGGTATGGAGCCGCAGCACCCGGACATGGGGGATATCCTTGAGCGAAGCGGCGATGCGGCCGAGGCGCCGGGGCGAGAGCACCAGGGGATCGCCCCCGGTCACCACCACCTCCCAGATCTGCGGCCGGGCGGCGATGTAGGCGAGAGCCGCGTCGAGTTCGGCCTCGGTGAGGCTGCCCTGCCCGTCCGGCCCGACCACCTCGCGGCGGAAGCAGAAGCGGCAGTAGACCGGGCAGACATGGAGGGGCTTGAGGAGCACCCGGTCGGGATAGCGGTGGACGATGCCGGGGACGGGGGCATGGGCCTCGTCGCCGATCGGATCGGCCCGCTCCTCGGGCGCGGTCACCAGTTCCTCGGCGCGGGGCACGAATTGCCGGCCGATGCCGTCGTCGGGGTCGCCGATCAGCCCGGCCACCTCCGGGGTGATCGAGACCGCGTAGCGCGCCGCCACCCGTTCGAGGGCCGGCAGCCGGTCGGCCGGCACCAGCCCGCGCGCCGCGAGATCGCCCGCGTTGCGGATCGCCCCGCTCACCGAGAATACTCGGCAACGGGCGTCCAGATCACGTCCTCGATCCGGCGGGCGCCGGTCGCCAGCATCACGAGCCGGTCGAAGCCGAGCGCGATGCCGCTCGCCTCCGGCATCTGCCCAAGCGCGCTCAGGAAGTCCTCGTCGAGGGGGTAGCGCTCGCCGTAGACGCGCTCCTTCTCGTCCATCTCGGCGGCGAAACGCCGGCGCTGCTCGGCCGGATCGGTCAGTTCGCCAAACGCATTGGCGAGCTCGACGCCGCACGCATAGAGTTCGAACCGCTCCGCCACCCGCGGATCGGCCGGGCTCGGCCGGGCGAGGGCCGCTTCCGGGATCGGGTACTCGCACAGGATCGTCGCCCGGCCGCGGCCGAGGGCCGGCTCGACGCGCTCGACCATTACCCGGCTGAACAGGTCGGCCCAGGTGTCGTCGGGCGCGGTGCGGATGCCGGCCTGGTGCAATGCTGCTGCGAGACCCGCCCGGTCGGTGCTCGCATCCGGCGCCACCGTCGCCAGGAGGTCGATGCCGGCATGGCGCCGGAACGCCTCCGCGACGGTCACTCGCTCCGGCTCGGCGAACGGATCGGCCTCGATCCCGCGCCAGGTGAAGACCTTGGCGCCCGCCGTCTCGGCGGCGAGACGTAAGAAAGCGGCGCAGTCCCGCATCAGGCTGTCGTAGGTCTCTCCCGCGCGGTACCATTCGAGCATGGTGAATTCCGGGTGGTGCAGCGCCCCGCGCTCGCGGTTGCGATAGACCGGCCCGAGACTGAACAGCCGCGGCTCGCCTGCCGCCAGGAGTTTCTTGCAGGCGAATTCCGGCGAGGTGTGGAGATGGAGCGGGTGTTCCGCCCCGTCCGGCCCGATCGCCGTGGTGGAAAAGGCCGAGAGATGCGCCTCGTTGCCGGGCGAGACCTGGAGAACCGCGGCCTCGACCTCGACGAAGTCGGAGGCCGAGAACCACGCCCGCAGGGCGGCGGCGATGCGGTTGCGGGCCATCAGCCGCGGCCGGCGGTCGGCATGGACATGGGGGCCCACCAGGGCGAGGCAGCAATCATGGTGAGAACATCGATCGGGTGGCGGGCGACTGGCGGTCGCGCGTGAGATGCGATAGGGCGGGCCGAAGGCATCCTCTGCCGGCGCGGCGCGCGACGCCCGCGGCTTGGCGGACGCCGCCGCTTTCTGTCAACGCTTCCAGTCCAGGATTCGCCCCGTGCCGAAGGTCATCGCCAGCTCACTCCGCAAGGGCAACGTCGTCGACAAGGACGGCCGGCTCTATGTGATCCTCTCCGCCGAGAACATCCATCCCGGCAAGGGCACCCCGGTCACCCAGCTCGACATGCGCCGGATCACCGACGGCGTGAAGGTCTCGGAGCGCTACCGCACCACCGAGCAGGTCGAGCGCGCCTATGTCGAGGACCGGGAGCACACCTTCCTGTACAGCGACGGCGAGGGGTTCCACTTCATGAACCCGGAATCCTACGAGCAGCTCGCCGTGCCGGAGGACGTGATCGGCGACATGGCCCCCTACCTGCAGGAGGGCATGGCGGTGATGCTCTCGACCCATAACGGCGTGCCGCTGGCGCTCGAACTGCCCCAGCGCGTCACCCTCGAGGTGACCGACACCGAGCCGGTCACCAAGGGCCAGACCGCCTCCTCGTCCTACAAGCCCGCCACGCTTTCGAATGGCGTGCGCACCCTGGTGCCGCCGCATATCGGCACCGGCACCCGCATCGTCGTCATGACGGCGGACGGCTCCTACGTCGAGCGCGCCAAGGATTGATGAGTTCGGGCGGGGCTCAACCCCCGCCCGCCTCCCTGAAGCAGGTCCGGGACACCGCGATCGCCCGGGCCTGCTCCTGATCCGTGAAATCACCGCCGGCCCGCCACAGGCCCTCGTCGCGCAGGCGCACCAGCACGCAGCGCGCCGCCACCCGGCAGGCCGCCTCGGTGCCGCCGGCCTCGGCGCAATTGTCCCGGTACTCGCGCAGGAACTGCGCCTGTCCCGCCCGCGGATGCGGCCCGGTCACCGCCGCGACGCCGTAGAGCAGCCCGAGCAGCAGGGGCTGGTGCACGAGATAGACCGCGAGGCTGTGCCGCCCGGCTCCTGTGGCGAGCCGCCCGACCGGATCGCGCGGCGCCCATCGTCCGAGGGCCGAGGCCGCCAGTCGCGGCAGGCCGAGGCGACCGAGCGCCACCCCCGCCAGCACGAAGCCGAACCACGGAAAGAGCGGCACGTAATCGTTCGTCGTCGGCACGGTTGCGCCGAGCCCGAGGAAGAACAGCCCCGGCGCGTCGAGGACGGCCGGGGCGCCCGCGAGGCCGACGAGCGTCGGCCCGGCGAAGACCAGCGCGGCGGCGAGCCCGACCAGCGGCAGCGGCGCCACGAGCGCCGGCAGCGCCAGCACGCTCGACAGGGCGATGCAGTGCAGGATGCCGAAGAAGATCCACGAATCGGGGAACAGGAAGAAGGTCGCGAGCGAGATGACGGCGGCCGCTAGGGCGATGCGCCCGAGGCGAGCAATGTAGGCGGACCACCACCCGGCGTGTCGACCCTCGGGCCGGACGAGACCGAACGCGAGACGCGAGAATTGCCATCCGGATCTTGGGATGGTCGCGAGGGCAGACCTGAACCCGGTACCGGAGCGCACCTGCGAAGTCCGTCCCCGCGCCAGGACGAGGCTCACCCCGACCAGTACCAGGAAGCTGCCGGCGATGCCGTGCGCCGCCGCCCGCCCGATCGGCGACAGGGCGGCGTTCTCGGGCGTCAGCCGCAGGAAGCCGAGATCCCAGGTGAGATGGTAGAGCGCCATCGACAGGAGCGCGACGCCGCGGGCGAGGTCGATCACGGCGAGGCGCCGGACCGGTACGGCGGGAGGGGGCGGGGCGGAGGGAATCGAGGTCTGAATCGCGGCGTCTCCGAATCGGCCGTTGCCGGCGTCCTCATAGCCGAGCCGCGGCACGGTCGGCATTTCGGACCGATACTGCGACAAAAGGGCGCGATATCGGACCCGCACCTTGCGTCGATGCCGCAATCCCTGCGCACCTCCCCCGGGGATTGCCTCCCCGGATTGCAGGATGCCCGCCGGCCGGGCGAATCCGGCGAGGACATCACCCCTTCGGCGTCTCAACTCGGCCGATTTGGGCTTCCCCGGAGTCATGACTTTGTTAATCTGCCGGTGAAGCGCGCGACGCGATTCGAGTGGGTTGCTTACGATGTCGGACGAGTTCGGTTCAGGCCACGCCTGGGAACGGCCAGCAGGTGCGTTCGGCGACGGCGCGCGCGACACCCGGCCCGGGCTCGACACGACGGTGGAACGCCCGACCGAACTCGTCGAGGTCAGCGGCCGCATCAAGTGGTTCGACGTGGCGAAGGGCTTCGGCTTCATCGTGCCGGATAGCGGCGCGGCCGACGTGCTGCTCCACGTGACCTGCCTGCGCCGCGACGGGCACCAGAGCGCCAGCGAGGGCGCGCGGATCGTCGTCGAGGCGGTGCAGCGCCCCCGCGGCTGGCAGGCCTTCCGGGTGATCTCCCTCGACCAGTCGACGGCGACCCATCCGGCCGAGCTGCCGATGCCGCGCACCCACGTCACCGTGGTGCCGACCAGCGGGCTCGAAACCGCGGTCGTGAAGTGGTTCAACCGCCTGCGCGGCTTCGGCTTCCTCAGCCGCGGCGACGGCACGCCGGACATCTTCGTCCACATGGAGACCCTGCGGCGCTACGGCATCGCCGAGCTGAAGCCCGGCGAATACGTCATGGTGCGCTACGGCGACGGTTCGAAGGGCCTGATGGCCGCGGAGGTGCGCCTCCTGACCGAGGCGAGCGTCGGAGCGGGACCGCCCTCGTCGCATTGAGAGCCCAGGCGCCGCCGGGCCTCCGGCGTGGCGCGGCATTTTCGATTCGCCTGTGTTTCCACCGGCGGAGCCCCCATCCCTTTCGCCGCGGAATGCGCTAGCTCAGCCTCATGTCGCTCCGCTTCGCACGGCCCCGGGCCGCCTCCCCGCTCGCCTTCCCCCGCCGGCTCCTCGCCGCGCTCGTCCTTCTGCTGCTGCCGTCGGCCGTCCTCGCCGACGGCCCGTTCGAGCCGCTGACCATCGCCTCCCGCACCGGCCGCCACACCTTCCAGGTCGAGGTGATGCGCGACGATGCCGGGCGCGCCCAGGGGCTCATGTTCCGCCGTTCCATGGCGCCCGACCGCGGCATGCTGTTCGATTTCGAACGCACCGAGCCGGTCGCGATGTGGATGAAGAACACCTACCTGCCGCTCGACATGCTGTTCATCCGCGCTGACGGCACGGTGGCGCGCATCGCCGCCGATACCGAGCCGCTCTCGACCCGCACCATCACCTCCGGCGAGCCGGTGCTCGGCGTGCTCGAGCTCAATGCCGGCACCGCCGCGCGCCTCGGACTGCATCCGGGCGACAGGGTCGAGCACCCGCTGTTCCGCAAGCGCTGACGAGGGGCTCGCGGCGCTGGAGGCTTGCCCGGTGACGCGGAGGCTGGTTCGTTCACTCGTGAGGCCCCACCCTTCCCACCCGCGACCTCATCCTGAGGTGCGACCGAAGGGAGCCTCGAAGGAAGGCTCCAAGGATCACAGAGGCTTCTGGAGCCCTCCTTCGAGGTCAGTCGATCTTTGATCGACTAACACCTCAGGATGAGGTCGAGGCTGGGAGAGACATGGCCGGCCGAATCGAGGCCATTGTCATGTCTGTGTCGGAACCCGATCGGGCGATGCTCCAGCCGCCGATCACCGTCTTCAGAAGCCGCGATTCGAGATGCTCGGGATCGACGGCTGGGTGAAGACGCGGTTCACGTCGGGCCGGCGCTGGGTCCCGTTGGTGTCGTTCGAGCGCACGTAGTTCTTGGAATCGAAGCTCTCGGCGAGCCCGGTGCCGCGCGAGTCACCGCTGCTGGTGCAGGCACCGGCGAGGCAGGCGAGGCTGAGCGCCGCGGCGGCATGAAGGAGACGCATGGAGGGTCCTGGCGTTCGGGCCTCCCGACTCGCGGATGTCGAATCGAGGGCGCTTTGGATCTGGCAGTCCAGCCGGGGTGCCCGGCTCCCGCCCCCCCGTCAAGGCGCCGGGCCCTGCGGCGGCGGTAAACCCCGCCCCTGTGCCCCCCGCGCCGCGCCGCGCGGAATGTGTGGAGGGCTGCGATTCTCCGGCTGGCGGAGTCCCGGGCTTTGCGCGAGAGTCCGGCCCGATGAGCAACGTCGTTCCCCTGCTGCGCCCGCGTCCGGCGCGTGATGCCGCCGCCCGCGCCACCGCGTCGGTCGTTTCCGACCTGGTGACGATCGCCGAGCAGCTGCACGATATCGGCGCCCGCGCCGCCGCTCTCGGCCGGCCGCGCACCGAGGCCGAGCGCACGGTGCAGATGGTGCTGGACGCCGTGACGTCGATCGAGCGGGCGCTGGACACCATCACGGATGGTGGGGACTACACGCCGTTCTGAGCAAATTTTCCGATGTGCTCGACAGTCTCGAAATCATCCGCGTCATTCCGGGGCCGCGCAGCGGAGCCCGGAATCCAGTATCGCGAATGGTTCAGACGAGAATTGGGCCCGTCCAGACTCTTTCTATGAGCAACTGAGTGTCTGGATCCCGGGCTCTCGCCTGCGGCGAGCCCCGCGATGACGCGGAGGGTTGCATCCGTACCTGCGGTTCGACATGGCCCTTCGGCTTTTGTCGCGATGGACCTGCTTTCTCACATCCCCGCATCGAGCACGCTGCGGAACACCGCGCCGTAATGGCAGGCGGCCGCCGCCAGCACGAAGCAATGCCAGATCGCGTTCTGGAACGGCAATTGCCGCCAGAGGTGGAAGATCACCCCAAGGGAATAGAGCACGCCGCCGGCGGCGAGCAGCCACAGGGCCGGCGGCGACAGGGCGGCCATGACCGACTCGTAGGCCATGATGCCGCTCCAGCTGAGGGCCAGGTAGAGCGCGATCGCCAGCCGGTCGAAGCGGCCCGGAAGGGTCAGCTTCACGAGCGCGCCCACCACCGCCACGAGCCAGACCCCGGCGAGCAGGCCGAAGGCGACGCTGTCGGTGCCGACCAGGGTCACGAGCGGCGTGTAGGTGCCGGCGATCATCAGGAAGATGGTGGCGTGGTCGGCCCGGCGCAGGCGCCATTTCAGCCGGCCGACCGGGCACATGTTGTAGGCGGCCGAGGTGCCGAGCATCGCCACGAGGCCGGCGGCGTAGACGGCGACCGAGGCCGTCTCGGAGGGGCTGAGCTTCGAGAGCGCGGCGCTGATCGTCAGGGCCAGGGCGCCGATCACGCCGAGGCTGACCCCGACCACGTGGACGACGCCGTCCGCCAGCAATTCGCGCGGTGTGTAGGACCAGACGAGGCCCAGGGGCCGGCCGTCGGGCGCGAAGCGGGCATTCGAGGCTGGGGATGGGGTCAGGGCTTGCTCCTGCACGGACATCGGACCTCCGCTCCTCGACGACGGGAGACGGCCTCCCGGTCGATCGAGGTTAATGCGCGAGCATGAACGTGGGACGAACGCTCCCGCGACGCTCAGGCCGCCCGCAGCGCCGCCGCAGGCGCCCGAGGCGCCCGGCAGAGCCGGGCATGGGCGCTCGCCATGCCGAGGACCAGCATGGCGGCGATCTGGTGGGCGAGGCCGGCCCAGAGCGGCACCACCAGGAGCAGGGTGACGATGCCGAGCATCGCCTGCGCGGCGACGAGGCCGGCGAGCGCGGTCGCGCGCCGCGCCGCGCCGGTGCCGGGCGCCCTGCGCCGGGCGTCGACGGCGTGGAAGACGGCGAGACCCAGGAGCGCGTAGGCGGTCAGCCGGTGGTTGAACTGCACCAGGGTGATGTTGTCGACGAAGTTCTCGATCCACGGCGTGCCGGAGAACAGGCCGGTGGGGACGAGGCTGCCGTCCATCAGCGGCCAGGTGTTGTAGGTCAGCCCCGCCTTCGAGCCGGCGACGAGGCCGCCGAGCGCGATCTGCACCAGCACCAGCCCCATCAGGACGAGGGCCGTCCGCGAGAGCCGCGCCGGCCCGATGTCGTCGCGCCTGCGGTCGATCCCGGCGGCGAGCCAGACGAGGCCGGCATAGATCGCGCTCGCCAGCGTCAGGTGCAGGGCGAGCTTGATCGGCGCCACGGCGGTCATGCCCGGCTGGAGGCCCGACGCCACCATGATCCAGCCCACGGCCCCTTGCAGGCCGCCGAGCGCCCCGAGGCCGAGGAGGCTGAGGCCGAGGCGCCGGTCGAGCTGGCCGCGCCACCAGAAGAACAGCAGCGGCAGGAAAAAGGCGAGACCGATGAGCCGGCCGAGCAGCCGGTGGCCCCATTCCCAGCCGTAGATGAACTGGAAATCCGACAGGGTCATGCCCTGGTTGAGCAACTTGTATTGCGGCGTCGCCTGGTACTTGGCGAATTCCTCGGCCCAGGCTTGTCCCGACAGCGGCGGGATGGCGCCCGTGACCGGCTTCCACTCGGTGATCGACAGGCCGGAACCGGTCAGCCGCGTCGCGCCGCCGACCGCCACCATCGCGATCACCAGGGCGGCCATGACGAAGAGCCAGGTCCGCACGGCGCGGCGGGACCGGGGGGCCGTGGCGACGGGCGCCGTGGCCGGGGCGAGGCTGAGGGTCGAGGTGCTGCTCATGCGCGCCCGATTAGCGGCGGGAGCGGGTCGTGCGCAACGCCCTGCGGTGCCGCACCGGCTCTTACTCTTCCGGCTTTGCCAAAACGCCGCCGCTGATCGCCTGACTGACGCCGGTGGTCGACGGGAAGGTGATCGGCAGGCCCTCGACCGAACGCACCGCCAGATAGGCGAAGGCCTGGGCTTCCAGGAAGGCGGAGGACCAGCCGATCGCGTCCGCCGTCGTGATCTCGGCGCGCAGGTGGTAGTTGAGTTGACGCAGCAACTCGCCGTTGCGGGCTCCGCCGCCGGCGACGATCCAGCGGGTCGGCGCCTCGACGGCGTGGTCGAGGGCGCGGGCGACGGCGCGCGCCGTGAAGGCGGTGAGCGTCGCGGCGCCGTCCTCGGTCGAGAGCTGGCCGGCGAGCTTGTGCGAGAACCAGTTGCGGTCGAGCGACTTCGGCGGCTTGCGCGAGAAGAACGGGTGGATC from Methylobacterium aquaticum encodes:
- a CDS encoding cold-shock protein; translation: MSDEFGSGHAWERPAGAFGDGARDTRPGLDTTVERPTELVEVSGRIKWFDVAKGFGFIVPDSGAADVLLHVTCLRRDGHQSASEGARIVVEAVQRPRGWQAFRVISLDQSTATHPAELPMPRTHVTVVPTSGLETAVVKWFNRLRGFGFLSRGDGTPDIFVHMETLRRYGIAELKPGEYVMVRYGDGSKGLMAAEVRLLTEASVGAGPPSSH
- a CDS encoding glutathione S-transferase family protein codes for the protein MRRLWGRLSSVNVQKAVWGLEELGLPCERVEAGGAFGRVRDPDYVALNPNSLVPVLEEDGFVLWESNAILRYLARGHGLGGLWPEHPQAAALVDQWLDWQASRFTPATRDAFWQTVRTPADQRDQATIDRSVAASEECAAILDGHLMGRAYAVGDHFTAADIALGAAAHRWLHLDVPRIERPALRAWYERIRARPAADVALPPLS
- a CDS encoding ribonuclease activity regulator RraA, which produces MPLDKTLLDALQAVTTATLTTVLLKKGIRRCWMRGPMPRFAAGQRIVGPAFTLRFVPAREDLATPESWSSPTSTRAAIEAMPEGCIAVVDAMGVQDAGIFGDILCARMKKRGVAALITDGVVRDGEGVDGTGLPVWCSGVAAPASVSGLTFVGWGEPIGCGGVAVYPDDIVVADGDGAVLIPAALAEEVALAAVEQERLELWIMREVDKGLPLPGLYPPNAETRARYEAETNKG
- a CDS encoding DUF599 domain-containing protein; translated protein: MHPDLGSSFSLLDLTALVCFLSAWWGYSYAVEHLSGGKRSLNGMMNRYRHAWADQQIVRENRVVDTTINASLQNGTAFFASTALIALGSALTLSRSADDALTLFSTLPFGAPMTRAVWEIKVAGLALIFVYAFFKFAWAYRLFNYGAILIGAVPPREGDPVRIERAARRAAAMNVVAGGHFNRGQRAFFFALAYLGWFVSAYVLFATTAMVLTVMWQRQFASDARRALQDYDDP
- the efp gene encoding elongation factor P, encoding MPKVIASSLRKGNVVDKDGRLYVILSAENIHPGKGTPVTQLDMRRITDGVKVSERYRTTEQVERAYVEDREHTFLYSDGEGFHFMNPESYEQLAVPEDVIGDMAPYLQEGMAVMLSTHNGVPLALELPQRVTLEVTDTEPVTKGQTASSSYKPATLSNGVRTLVPPHIGTGTRIVVMTADGSYVERAKD
- a CDS encoding YdcF family protein is translated as MFFVLSKVLWFLTAPSNLLLLLVLAGAGLSLRWRRLGLGLAVVAGLTLLVGGVSPLASLVFGPLENRFSAFRDDGMPVTGIVVLGGAVETGLSTARGQLVVNDAGERMIALGDLARRYPEATLVFAGGSGRLTGDGAVSESAVLRRHAASLGVAPERITYDERSRNTHENATFSAELVKPKAGERWLLVTSAWHMPRAMGCFRRAGFTVTAYPVDYRTGPGAGGLHATAGDGLFELDVAVREWVGLVAYRASGYTESVFPGP
- a CDS encoding DUF1624 domain-containing protein codes for the protein MPSAPPPPAVPVRRLAVIDLARGVALLSMALYHLTWDLGFLRLTPENAALSPIGRAAAHGIAGSFLVLVGVSLVLARGRTSQVRSGTGFRSALATIPRSGWQFSRLAFGLVRPEGRHAGWWSAYIARLGRIALAAAVISLATFFLFPDSWIFFGILHCIALSSVLALPALVAPLPLVGLAAALVFAGPTLVGLAGAPAVLDAPGLFFLGLGATVPTTNDYVPLFPWFGFVLAGVALGRLGLPRLAASALGRWAPRDPVGRLATGAGRHSLAVYLVHQPLLLGLLYGVAAVTGPHPRAGQAQFLREYRDNCAEAGGTEAACRVAARCVLVRLRDEGLWRAGGDFTDQEQARAIAVSRTCFREAGGG
- a CDS encoding lysine-2,3-aminomutase-like protein, which produces MSGAIRNAGDLAARGLVPADRLPALERVAARYAVSITPEVAGLIGDPDDGIGRQFVPRAEELVTAPEERADPIGDEAHAPVPGIVHRYPDRVLLKPLHVCPVYCRFCFRREVVGPDGQGSLTEAELDAALAYIAARPQIWEVVVTGGDPLVLSPRRLGRIAASLKDIPHVRVLRLHTRVPVVDPARVDAALIAALKSFEGAVFVALHANHPREFSDDARGAIARLIDAGIPMVSQSVLLAGINDDPDTLCALMRAFVENRIKPYYLHHGDLAPGTGHLRTTLDHGRDLMRAMRGRLSGLAQPTYVLDIPGGYGKVPVGPNYLAGGEAGWTVTDPTGATHAYPPKTEEETPCAGSGDG
- a CDS encoding DUF3253 domain-containing protein, with the protein product MIPDDYEIELTLVRLVTDRGADKTVCPSEVARALGGPHPDGWGPLMQPVRRQAVRLMKQGRIAILRKGKVVADPDDFRGVYRLSLPRDADQGPGNTDSV
- a CDS encoding DUF192 domain-containing protein; the encoded protein is MSLRFARPRAASPLAFPRRLLAALVLLLLPSAVLADGPFEPLTIASRTGRHTFQVEVMRDDAGRAQGLMFRRSMAPDRGMLFDFERTEPVAMWMKNTYLPLDMLFIRADGTVARIAADTEPLSTRTITSGEPVLGVLELNAGTAARLGLHPGDRVEHPLFRKR
- a CDS encoding acylphosphatase — translated: MSGHRSVEIIVRGRVQGVGYRAWTKGVAEARGLSGTVRNRHDGSVEAHLAGPADAVAAVIEACRQGPPGARVEELTVGEREAASPSVTRGVQILPTA